One Moorella sp. E308F DNA segment encodes these proteins:
- the ligA gene encoding NAD-dependent DNA ligase LigA: protein MDIQTARQRVEELRRLIEEHNYRYYVLDQPVISDREYDALMQELIALEETYPELLTPDSPSQRVGGAPREDFNPVRHPEVLLSLNDAFNEGDLLDFDRRVREITGGEVSYLIEPKIDGLTVALTYIDGVFSLGATRGDGQVGEEVTANLRTIPLLPLRLRRPLPHLVVRGEVYMPKAAFARLNAEREEAGEPLFANPRNAAAGSLRQLDPKVTAGRNLSLFVYQVISVTGAQVTTQEEALEFLAGLGLPVNPYRFLAPDIRAVLAEIKNWTAERRAALPYEIDGLVIKVNDLALHPVLGATAKAPRWAVAYKFPAEQATTRVEGIILRVGRTGVLTPTAILTPVRLAGTTVSRATLHNEDYIRQKDIRIGDTVVIQKAGDIIPEVVEVLPEHRTGAEEVFTMPEKCPACGAAVTRPPGEAAHRCTGGLACPAQVLEGIIHFASRGAMDIQGLGPAIISQLLEAGLVRDAADLYYLKKEDLLKLERFGEQSASNLIAAIAAAKDRPLERLLFGLGIRHVGERAARTLASHFGSLEKLIAASEEELTSLPDIGPRIAESIREFFAEPRNLAVLEKLKKAGVRMEAERAAAPTGPLSGKTFVITGTLPGMTRQEAEELITRAGGKVVSSVSKKTDYVVAGEKPGSKYTRALELGVPVIDVTELKELLKEV from the coding sequence ATGGATATCCAGACTGCCCGGCAGAGGGTTGAAGAACTGCGGCGCCTGATCGAAGAACACAATTACCGCTACTACGTCCTTGACCAGCCGGTGATCAGCGACCGGGAATACGACGCCCTGATGCAGGAATTAATAGCCCTGGAAGAGACCTACCCGGAACTACTGACACCGGATTCCCCCAGCCAGCGGGTAGGCGGGGCGCCCCGGGAGGATTTCAATCCCGTCCGGCATCCGGAAGTTTTATTGAGTTTAAATGACGCCTTCAATGAGGGCGATTTGCTGGATTTCGACCGCCGCGTGCGGGAAATAACCGGCGGCGAGGTGTCCTATCTTATCGAGCCCAAAATAGACGGCCTGACGGTTGCCCTCACCTATATTGACGGGGTTTTTAGCCTGGGGGCCACCCGCGGTGACGGCCAGGTAGGGGAAGAAGTGACGGCGAATCTACGGACCATCCCGTTGCTCCCCCTGCGCTTGCGGCGCCCCCTGCCCCACCTGGTAGTGCGGGGGGAAGTTTACATGCCCAAGGCAGCTTTTGCCCGCCTGAACGCCGAGCGGGAGGAGGCCGGGGAGCCCCTTTTCGCCAACCCCCGCAATGCCGCGGCCGGTTCTCTGCGCCAGCTGGATCCAAAAGTGACGGCCGGCCGCAATTTAAGCCTTTTTGTCTACCAGGTTATCAGCGTCACCGGGGCACAAGTTACTACCCAGGAAGAAGCCCTGGAATTTTTGGCCGGACTGGGCCTGCCCGTCAACCCCTACCGTTTTCTGGCCCCCGACATCCGGGCCGTGCTGGCAGAAATTAAAAACTGGACGGCGGAGCGCCGCGCTGCCTTACCCTATGAAATCGACGGCCTGGTGATCAAGGTTAATGACCTGGCCCTGCACCCCGTCCTGGGAGCGACGGCCAAAGCGCCGCGCTGGGCCGTGGCCTATAAATTCCCGGCCGAGCAGGCGACGACCCGGGTGGAAGGGATTATCCTCCGGGTAGGGCGTACCGGCGTCCTGACACCAACGGCTATTTTAACGCCGGTGCGCCTGGCCGGAACTACCGTCAGCCGGGCTACCTTGCATAATGAAGACTACATCCGGCAAAAGGACATCCGCATCGGCGATACGGTAGTTATCCAGAAGGCCGGCGACATCATCCCGGAAGTGGTGGAGGTTCTGCCTGAACATCGTACCGGAGCGGAAGAGGTTTTTACCATGCCGGAGAAGTGCCCGGCCTGCGGCGCGGCAGTCACCCGCCCCCCTGGAGAAGCAGCCCACCGCTGCACCGGGGGGTTAGCCTGCCCGGCTCAGGTTCTGGAGGGGATCATCCACTTTGCCTCCCGGGGAGCCATGGACATCCAGGGCCTGGGTCCGGCCATCATTTCCCAGCTCCTGGAGGCCGGCCTCGTCCGTGATGCGGCCGACCTCTACTACCTGAAAAAGGAAGACCTGTTAAAACTGGAGCGCTTTGGTGAGCAGTCGGCCAGCAACCTCATTGCGGCCATTGCCGCAGCCAAGGACAGGCCCCTGGAACGCCTGCTTTTCGGTCTGGGCATTCGCCATGTGGGCGAGCGGGCGGCGCGGACCCTGGCCAGCCACTTCGGCTCCCTGGAGAAGCTAATCGCGGCTTCAGAGGAGGAATTGACTTCCCTGCCCGATATAGGCCCCCGTATTGCTGAGAGTATCCGGGAATTTTTTGCCGAACCAAGAAATCTGGCCGTCCTGGAGAAGCTGAAAAAAGCCGGGGTACGGATGGAAGCTGAAAGAGCGGCCGCTCCGACCGGGCCTTTAAGCGGCAAGACCTTTGTTATCACCGGCACCCTGCCGGGCATGACCCGCCAGGAGGCAGAAGAGCTCATTACCCGCGCCGGGGGCAAGGTTGTAAGCAGCGTGAGCAAAAAGACCGATTACGTGGTAGCCGGCGAAAAGCCGGGTTCCAAGTACACCCGCGCCCTGGAACTAGGGGTGCCGGTAATAGATGTTACAGAGTTAAAGGAATTATTGAAGGAGGTATAG
- the pcrA gene encoding DNA helicase PcrA: MFRSVKILADFMALLNKPQQEAVKHRGAPLLVLAGAGSGKTRVLTYRVASLIQEGVAPENILAVTFTNKAAQEMKERLEGLVGNAARRLQVSTFHSACVRILRRDAHLLGYRSNFTIYDTDDQQALIREVLKELNLDEKKFPPRSVAHVISNAKNSLQTPEQYLGWSATVKEQQQGTIYRRYQERLKAANAMDFDDLIMQTVALWQNNPLILRYYQQRWQHILVDEYQDTNHAQYVLVRLLAGKGENLCVVGDPDQGIYGWRGADIGNILAFEEDFPNARVILLEENYRSTQPILKAANAVIQHNVGRKEKRLWTRRREGELLHLYSAADERDEGNYIAAEIYRRHSQESRPFSDFAVLYRTHAQSRALEEAFLQAGIPYEIVGGLKFYQRKEIKDILAYLRVIANPDDATSLLRIINVPRRGIGETSLARLEAFAASRALSLYRALQQLENIPGIPAKGRQALQEMITLLDNLRQQQENLTITAMVTAILRETGYQAELEAEKTPEAQARLENLKEFLTVTRNYDQGSEKPELADFLAQVALVAESDTYSGGNAVVFMTMHTAKGLEFPVVFLAGLEEGVFPHFRSLEDPEEMEEERRLCYVGMTRAKEVLYLTHAWTRNLYGNTMSNPPSRFLAEIPPDLIARDGQAGPASPGGGMTGRQQSRHGNETAPRVQYDWQLGDKVQHNSFGLGVVVKISGEGEDTVISVAFPEKGIKHLMVRYAPVRKV, from the coding sequence ATGTTTAGGAGTGTGAAGATCTTGGCAGACTTTATGGCCTTGCTTAACAAGCCCCAACAAGAAGCCGTAAAGCACCGCGGTGCGCCCCTCCTGGTGCTGGCCGGTGCCGGGAGCGGCAAAACCAGGGTTTTGACCTACCGGGTAGCCTCCCTGATCCAGGAAGGGGTGGCACCGGAAAATATCCTGGCGGTGACCTTTACCAATAAAGCGGCTCAGGAAATGAAGGAACGCCTGGAGGGGCTGGTGGGTAACGCGGCCCGGCGCCTCCAGGTCAGCACCTTCCACTCGGCCTGTGTGCGCATTTTAAGGCGGGATGCCCACCTGCTAGGTTACCGGTCCAATTTCACCATTTACGACACCGATGACCAGCAGGCGCTCATTCGCGAGGTATTAAAGGAGTTAAACCTGGATGAGAAAAAGTTCCCGCCCCGCTCGGTAGCCCATGTTATCAGCAATGCTAAAAACTCCTTGCAGACACCCGAACAATACCTCGGCTGGAGTGCCACTGTAAAAGAACAGCAGCAGGGCACTATCTACCGTCGTTATCAGGAGAGGCTTAAAGCCGCCAATGCCATGGATTTTGATGACCTCATCATGCAGACGGTGGCCTTATGGCAGAATAACCCCCTGATTTTGCGTTACTATCAGCAGCGCTGGCAGCATATCCTGGTGGACGAGTACCAGGATACCAACCATGCCCAGTATGTCCTGGTGCGCTTGCTGGCCGGTAAAGGTGAAAACCTCTGCGTCGTCGGCGACCCGGACCAGGGCATTTACGGCTGGCGCGGGGCCGACATTGGTAATATCCTGGCCTTTGAAGAGGATTTCCCCAATGCCCGGGTAATCCTCCTGGAAGAGAATTACCGTTCCACCCAGCCCATCCTCAAGGCGGCCAATGCCGTTATCCAGCATAATGTGGGCCGCAAGGAAAAGCGCCTCTGGACGCGGCGGCGGGAAGGGGAACTGCTGCACCTCTACAGCGCCGCCGATGAGCGCGATGAAGGCAATTATATCGCTGCTGAAATTTACCGCCGCCACAGCCAGGAAAGCCGGCCCTTCAGCGATTTTGCCGTCCTCTACCGTACCCATGCCCAGTCGCGGGCTTTAGAAGAGGCCTTCCTCCAAGCGGGTATTCCCTATGAAATCGTCGGCGGCCTGAAATTCTACCAGCGGAAAGAGATCAAGGACATCCTGGCCTACTTGAGGGTGATAGCCAACCCCGATGACGCCACGAGCCTCTTAAGGATAATCAATGTCCCGCGGCGGGGCATCGGCGAAACTTCCCTGGCCCGCCTGGAAGCCTTCGCTGCCAGCAGGGCCTTAAGCCTTTACCGGGCTTTACAACAGCTGGAGAACATCCCCGGTATTCCCGCTAAAGGCCGGCAGGCACTCCAGGAAATGATAACCCTCCTGGATAACCTGCGCCAGCAGCAGGAAAACTTAACAATAACGGCTATGGTGACCGCCATTTTGCGGGAAACCGGTTACCAGGCGGAGTTAGAAGCGGAGAAAACGCCGGAAGCTCAGGCGCGGCTGGAAAACCTAAAGGAGTTCCTGACGGTCACCAGGAATTATGACCAGGGTAGTGAAAAACCTGAGCTCGCCGATTTTCTGGCCCAGGTGGCCCTGGTGGCCGAAAGCGATACCTACAGCGGCGGTAACGCCGTGGTCTTTATGACCATGCATACGGCCAAGGGCCTGGAGTTCCCGGTGGTCTTTCTGGCGGGCCTGGAGGAAGGGGTCTTCCCCCACTTTCGCTCCCTGGAGGACCCGGAGGAAATGGAGGAAGAACGCCGTCTCTGCTATGTGGGTATGACCAGGGCGAAAGAAGTCCTCTACCTGACCCATGCCTGGACCCGCAACCTTTACGGCAATACCATGAGCAACCCTCCTTCCCGTTTCCTGGCGGAAATACCGCCTGATTTAATCGCCAGGGATGGACAGGCGGGGCCGGCAAGTCCCGGGGGTGGTATGACCGGCCGCCAGCAGAGCCGGCACGGGAACGAGACGGCTCCCCGGGTCCAGTATGACTGGCAACTGGGGGATAAAGTCCAGCATAATAGTTTTGGCCTCGGCGTTGTTGTAAAAATCAGCGGCGAAGGCGAGGATACAGTTATCAGCGTAGCCTTTCCCGAAAAAGGTATCAAGCACCTCATGGTCCGCTACGCTCCCGTTAGGAAGGTGTAA
- a CDS encoding glycine betaine ABC transporter substrate-binding protein — MLLRAFKRSVILVVVLSLIALAVAGCNKPAQKKKITLGYVSWAEGIAMTHLLEAIIEDKLGYEVETAQADVGVVFTGVAKGDYDAFVDTWLPVTHESYMAKVKDQVDNYGTVYEGARIGLVVPAYVNINSIEEMNPVKDKFKGKIIGIDAGAGIMKATNKAIQEYGLDYELVASSEAAMTASLKDAIDKNEWVVVTGWTPHWMFARWDLKFLEDPKGVYGAAERIDKIARKGLEKDAPEVARLLKNFKMNDQQLGVLEGYINEGMEPVEAGRRWMKENADVVESWLK, encoded by the coding sequence ATTTTATTGCGAGCTTTTAAAAGGAGTGTCATTTTAGTCGTTGTTTTAAGCTTAATAGCCCTGGCGGTGGCCGGGTGCAACAAGCCCGCTCAAAAGAAAAAAATTACGTTGGGGTATGTAAGCTGGGCGGAAGGGATTGCCATGACCCACTTGCTGGAGGCTATTATTGAAGATAAACTGGGGTATGAAGTAGAAACGGCCCAGGCGGATGTAGGTGTTGTATTTACCGGGGTAGCCAAAGGGGATTATGATGCCTTTGTCGATACCTGGTTGCCGGTAACTCACGAGAGCTACATGGCCAAAGTAAAAGATCAAGTGGACAACTACGGCACAGTTTACGAAGGGGCCCGCATTGGTCTGGTGGTGCCTGCTTATGTAAACATTAACTCCATCGAAGAAATGAACCCTGTGAAAGATAAGTTTAAAGGTAAAATCATAGGCATCGACGCCGGGGCAGGTATTATGAAGGCCACCAACAAAGCTATTCAGGAATATGGCCTTGATTACGAATTGGTCGCCAGCAGCGAGGCGGCCATGACAGCCAGCCTCAAAGACGCTATCGACAAAAACGAGTGGGTGGTAGTTACCGGCTGGACTCCCCACTGGATGTTTGCCCGCTGGGACCTGAAGTTTTTAGAAGACCCGAAGGGTGTCTATGGCGCAGCCGAGCGCATCGACAAGATAGCCCGCAAAGGTCTGGAGAAAGACGCCCCGGAAGTAGCCAGGCTATTAAAGAACTTTAAAATGAATGACCAGCAGCTTGGCGTACTGGAAGGTTATATTAACGAAGGCATGGAGCCGGTGGAGGCCGGTCGCCGCTGGATGAAAGAAAACGCGGACGTGGTTGAGAGCTGGTTGAAATAA
- a CDS encoding ABC transporter permease, translated as MIGWEFRLPVGQAFEILVNWLNANLDVVFNLITVVLNTLVVALENGLGLIPVPLMVALMALLAWRLAGRGLAIFTVIGFTVIAGMDLWTETLQTLSLVIISTLVALGIGIPLGIWASRSNLLNNLLRPILDFMQTLPAFVYLIPAILFFTVGRVPGVIATVIFAMPPAIRLTNLGIRQVPQDVIEAAHAFGSTSNQLLTKVQLPMALPTIMAGINQTIMLALSMVVIASMVGAPGLGKEVLYGVTQLDIATGFEGGLAVVLVAMFLDRVTESLGKGGHSKGNANQH; from the coding sequence ATGATAGGTTGGGAGTTTCGTTTGCCCGTAGGCCAAGCCTTTGAAATCCTGGTTAACTGGCTGAATGCTAATTTAGATGTGGTCTTTAATCTTATTACCGTGGTTCTAAATACGCTGGTAGTGGCTTTGGAAAATGGCCTGGGGCTGATACCTGTTCCGTTGATGGTGGCTTTAATGGCGCTCCTGGCATGGCGGTTGGCCGGCCGGGGTCTGGCTATTTTTACAGTCATTGGTTTTACAGTTATAGCTGGCATGGACCTATGGACCGAAACCCTCCAAACCCTGTCCCTGGTGATTATATCGACCCTGGTGGCCCTGGGCATTGGCATACCCTTAGGCATCTGGGCCTCCCGGAGCAATTTGTTAAACAATTTGCTGCGCCCCATCCTGGATTTCATGCAAACACTGCCGGCTTTTGTTTATCTTATCCCTGCTATTCTTTTCTTTACCGTCGGCCGCGTGCCGGGAGTGATTGCCACCGTCATCTTTGCTATGCCTCCTGCTATCCGCCTTACCAACCTTGGTATTCGTCAGGTGCCGCAGGATGTCATCGAGGCGGCCCACGCCTTTGGTTCCACCAGCAACCAGCTCTTAACCAAGGTGCAGCTCCCCATGGCCCTGCCGACAATAATGGCCGGGATTAACCAGACAATTATGCTCGCCTTGTCCATGGTAGTAATTGCTTCTATGGTCGGGGCTCCTGGCTTGGGAAAGGAGGTGTTGTACGGTGTAACCCAGCTGGACATTGCCACTGGCTTTGAAGGCGGCCTGGCCGTGGTGCTGGTGGCGATGTTTTTGGATCGGGTAACCGAATCGCTGGGGAAGGGCGGCCATTCTAAAGGCAACGCCAATCAACACTAA
- a CDS encoding quaternary amine ABC transporter ATP-binding protein — MTTKVSAQNIYKIFGPNPEKALKLLEQGMSKEDIFRKTGHTVGVNNASFDIEAGEIFVIMGLSGSGKSTLLRCVNRLIEPTRGRMLIDGEDILQMNEDQLRTIRRKKMGMVFQRFALFPHRNIIRNVEYGLEIQGVDPGERRRRSMAALELVGLAGWAESYPHELSGGMQQRVGLARALANDPDILLMDEAFSALDPLIRKEMQDELLDLQAKMKKTILFITHDLDEALKIGDRIAVMKDGVIVQIGRPEEILTNPASDYVAEFVQDVDRSKVLTAGSIMKKPEVMISTKDGPHVALRKMREMGLSSVFVVDKERELRGLVTVDKLIRRENLEKKDLSELIETDIPTTSPETPVRDLFGMAAETKVPIAVVDEKRRLLGIIARVHILAAMAGEEVGS, encoded by the coding sequence ATGACAACCAAGGTGTCGGCCCAAAATATATATAAGATATTTGGACCTAACCCCGAAAAGGCTTTGAAGTTGCTGGAGCAAGGAATGAGCAAAGAGGATATTTTCCGTAAAACTGGCCACACCGTGGGGGTCAATAATGCCTCTTTCGATATTGAAGCCGGTGAAATCTTTGTTATTATGGGCCTCTCCGGAAGTGGGAAATCTACCCTCCTTCGCTGCGTCAACCGCCTTATCGAGCCAACCCGGGGTAGGATGCTCATTGATGGTGAAGATATTCTCCAGATGAACGAGGATCAACTACGTACCATCAGGCGTAAGAAGATGGGCATGGTTTTTCAACGGTTTGCCCTCTTTCCCCACCGGAATATCATTCGCAATGTAGAGTACGGGTTGGAGATACAGGGGGTTGATCCCGGCGAGCGGCGTCGGCGTTCCATGGCGGCCCTGGAACTGGTGGGGCTGGCAGGGTGGGCCGAGAGCTATCCTCACGAATTGAGCGGCGGCATGCAGCAGCGGGTTGGATTAGCTCGGGCCCTGGCCAACGATCCCGACATCCTGTTGATGGATGAAGCTTTCAGCGCCCTGGATCCATTGATTCGTAAGGAGATGCAGGATGAACTGTTGGATTTGCAGGCCAAGATGAAAAAGACAATTCTTTTTATAACTCACGATTTGGATGAAGCATTAAAAATCGGCGATCGTATAGCGGTGATGAAGGACGGTGTAATTGTTCAAATCGGCAGACCGGAAGAGATATTGACAAATCCCGCTAGCGACTATGTGGCGGAATTTGTTCAAGATGTAGACCGTAGCAAAGTATTGACCGCAGGCAGTATCATGAAAAAACCCGAAGTGATGATCTCGACCAAGGACGGCCCCCATGTAGCGTTGCGGAAAATGAGGGAGATGGGCCTTTCCAGCGTCTTTGTGGTAGATAAAGAACGGGAACTGCGGGGACTAGTGACGGTCGATAAGTTGATTCGCCGGGAAAACCTGGAGAAAAAAGATCTAAGTGAATTGATAGAAACAGATATTCCAACCACTTCACCGGAGACGCCGGTACGGGACCTCTTTGGGATGGCGGCTGAAACCAAAGTCCCTATTGCCGTGGTGGATGAGAAGAGGCGCCTGCTGGGTATAATTGCCAGGGTGCACATCCTGGCAGCCATGGCCGGAGAGGAGGTTGGTTCATGA
- a CDS encoding DUF438 domain-containing protein, whose amino-acid sequence MSELLDAREERQEILKGIIRDLHAGKDLEELKQRFARLIRNVSPGEIAALESRLIAEGMPEEEIKRLCDVHVALFKESLAEQQVDTTPPGHPVHTFRLENEAIRSVVEALKKLLGEIKTADKEGREVFRRRKEEIKKELARLAEIDKHFLRKEHQLFPLLERRGVYGPPKVMWQLHDDIRAMLKKVTRAVDEDDLATVINQGNELLTAIAEMINKEESILFPMALEKLTPSDWVEVRRGEEEIGYALVSPGNEWRPRQAAGTAPDAQEKEGPAGAIELATGKLTQEQVNLLLTHLPVDITFVDENDNVRYYSAGKHRIFTRSPAIIGRKVQNCHPPVSVHVVEKILAEFRDGTKDQAEFWLTMNGRFIHIRYFAVRDAEGRYRGVVEVTQDVTDIRALEGEKRLLDW is encoded by the coding sequence GTGAGTGAACTGCTGGATGCCCGGGAAGAGCGTCAGGAAATTTTAAAGGGGATTATCCGGGATTTACATGCCGGTAAGGACCTGGAAGAGCTGAAACAACGCTTTGCTAGGCTGATTCGTAACGTCAGCCCGGGTGAAATTGCGGCCCTGGAAAGCCGGCTCATAGCCGAGGGCATGCCGGAAGAGGAGATCAAGCGCTTATGCGATGTTCACGTCGCCCTGTTTAAAGAATCCCTGGCCGAACAGCAGGTGGATACCACCCCGCCCGGCCACCCCGTCCACACCTTCCGCCTGGAGAACGAGGCCATACGCAGCGTGGTGGAGGCCCTGAAGAAGCTCCTGGGGGAAATTAAGACGGCAGATAAGGAAGGCCGGGAAGTTTTCCGGCGGCGGAAGGAAGAAATTAAAAAAGAGCTGGCCCGCCTGGCGGAAATCGACAAGCATTTCCTCCGCAAGGAGCACCAGCTGTTTCCGCTGCTGGAACGGCGGGGAGTATACGGCCCGCCCAAGGTCATGTGGCAGCTCCACGACGACATCAGGGCTATGTTGAAAAAGGTAACCCGTGCCGTGGATGAAGATGATCTGGCTACTGTTATCAACCAGGGAAACGAACTGCTCACGGCTATAGCGGAAATGATTAATAAGGAAGAAAGCATCCTCTTCCCCATGGCCCTGGAAAAACTTACACCCTCCGACTGGGTTGAGGTACGCCGGGGTGAAGAGGAAATAGGCTACGCCCTGGTTTCTCCCGGGAACGAATGGCGGCCGCGCCAGGCGGCCGGAACCGCCCCGGATGCGCAGGAAAAAGAAGGCCCGGCAGGGGCAATCGAGTTAGCTACCGGCAAGTTGACCCAGGAACAGGTGAACCTCCTTTTAACCCATTTGCCTGTAGATATCACCTTTGTTGACGAGAATGACAACGTCCGCTATTATTCCGCCGGTAAGCACCGCATTTTTACCCGCAGCCCGGCTATCATCGGCCGTAAAGTGCAGAACTGCCACCCCCCGGTCAGCGTTCATGTGGTGGAGAAGATTCTGGCCGAATTCCGGGACGGTACCAAAGACCAAGCTGAATTCTGGCTAACCATGAACGGCCGTTTCATTCATATTCGTTATTTCGCCGTACGCGATGCTGAGGGTCGCTACCGGGGCGTGGTAGAGGTCACTCAGGACGTGACGGACATCCGCGCCCTGGAAGGAGAAAAGCGCCTGCTGGACTGGTAG
- a CDS encoding cupin domain-containing protein yields MEPDKKQADSKPLEARAAILSELVGYQEGSIVSRTIIDKKTGTVTLFAFAAGQGLSEHTAPYDALVYVLDGEVEITISGRPLHVKTGEAVIMPANQPHALRALTNFKMVLTMIRS; encoded by the coding sequence ATGGAGCCGGATAAGAAACAGGCTGACAGCAAGCCCCTTGAAGCTCGGGCGGCCATTTTAAGCGAGCTGGTCGGTTACCAGGAGGGCTCTATCGTCAGCCGGACGATTATTGATAAAAAGACAGGTACGGTAACCCTCTTCGCCTTCGCTGCCGGCCAGGGCCTGAGCGAACATACGGCGCCCTACGACGCCCTGGTGTACGTGCTGGACGGGGAAGTGGAAATTACCATCTCCGGCAGGCCCCTCCATGTAAAGACGGGGGAGGCCGTAATCATGCCCGCCAACCAGCCCCACGCCCTGCGAGCGCTAACAAATTTCAAGATGGTCCTGACCATGATCCGGTCTTGA
- a CDS encoding sugar ABC transporter permease gives MILALLGIWAIFTYTTQGAFLTSRNLSNLFRQMSMTSILAIGMVFVIVAGHIDLSVGSLMGLTGGVAAILQVWYGWQTIPAILVSLLIGLLAGLWQGWWVAYKKVPAFIVTLGGMMIFRGILIGISHGETVSPLMDSFKQIGQSYVPENIGFLLAALGIIYVTYVTVKQRYTRIKYGFTVPSLTLEIMRTTFYAVLIGLFVYLLNDYQGIPVPVLIVVVMALIFTGLATKTRFGRYVYAIGGNSEAARLSGINIRRNVLAVFALSGLMAALGGILLTARLNAASVAAGQMAELDAIAACVIGGTSLMGGTGSIGGAIIGALVMASLDNGLSMMNTPPFWQFIVKGLILVLAVWIDIATKTRAQN, from the coding sequence ATGATATTAGCCTTGCTGGGTATATGGGCTATTTTCACTTATACTACCCAGGGTGCTTTTTTAACTTCCCGTAATCTATCAAACCTCTTCAGGCAGATGTCAATGACTTCTATTTTAGCGATTGGTATGGTCTTTGTTATAGTCGCCGGTCATATTGACCTTTCCGTAGGTTCGCTCATGGGACTGACCGGAGGGGTAGCGGCAATTTTACAGGTCTGGTACGGGTGGCAGACCATTCCCGCCATTTTGGTAAGCCTTTTAATCGGCTTGCTGGCCGGCTTATGGCAGGGCTGGTGGGTAGCCTATAAAAAGGTTCCTGCTTTTATTGTCACTTTGGGCGGTATGATGATATTCCGGGGAATTCTTATAGGAATTAGCCATGGCGAAACTGTATCGCCTCTCATGGATAGTTTTAAACAGATAGGCCAATCTTATGTACCTGAAAATATAGGCTTCTTGCTAGCAGCACTCGGCATTATTTATGTGACCTATGTTACTGTAAAGCAACGGTATACTAGAATAAAGTACGGTTTTACTGTGCCTTCTTTAACTCTGGAAATAATGCGCACTACTTTTTATGCCGTTCTTATTGGCCTTTTTGTCTATCTACTGAATGATTACCAGGGTATACCTGTACCCGTCCTTATCGTAGTGGTGATGGCACTTATTTTTACGGGTTTGGCGACGAAGACACGCTTCGGGCGTTATGTCTATGCTATTGGTGGCAACAGTGAAGCAGCACGCTTATCCGGTATTAATATTCGCCGTAATGTCCTGGCTGTTTTTGCTCTCAGTGGGTTAATGGCTGCCCTGGGCGGCATCCTGTTAACAGCAAGATTGAACGCTGCTTCAGTAGCTGCGGGTCAAATGGCTGAGCTTGATGCTATTGCAGCGTGCGTTATTGGTGGTACAAGCCTCATGGGCGGCACAGGTAGTATTGGTGGGGCGATTATAGGAGCACTTGTTATGGCCAGTTTAGATAATGGCTTGAGTATGATGAATACCCCGCCTTTCTGGCAGTTTATAGTTAAAGGCTTGATTCTCGTGCTGGCGGTATGGATCGATATTGCAACTAAAACAAGGGCTCAAAATTAA